In Leptospiraceae bacterium, one DNA window encodes the following:
- the rho gene encoding transcription termination factor Rho, translating to MTITKKNSEQPIIQAEVDTENLTVVDSPSQEISNNGSNSDHRNHKKKKKHYEGPTPDPIDLVALKQKAIGELTEMAKSMGVENTNGLKKQNLIFAILQAQTERDGQVHAVGVMEKLPDGYGFLRSPDYNYVPGPDDIYVSPSQIKLFGLRTGDTVEGQIRPPKESERFFALLRVELINGVSPEIASRRVLFDNLTPLYPNERLVLEFDPSHLDTRILDLMVPIGKGQRGLIVAPPRTGKTVIMQNIANAITRNHPEVYLIVLLIDERPEEVTDMARNVKGEVVSSTFDEPAQRHVQVAEMVIEKAKRLVEHGRDVVILLDSITRLARAYNQVIPTSGKILSGGVDSNALHKPKRFFGAARNIEGGGSLTIIATALIDTGSKMDEVIFEEFKGTGNMEAHLDRKLSDKRIFPAIDINRSGTRKEELLQKPDVLQKVFILRKVLSPMSITESMELLLDKMRGTKTNDAFLASMNS from the coding sequence ATGACAATTACAAAAAAAAATTCTGAACAACCTATTATTCAAGCAGAGGTCGATACTGAAAATCTTACAGTTGTAGATTCTCCATCTCAGGAAATCTCAAACAATGGTTCCAACTCCGACCACAGAAATCACAAAAAGAAAAAAAAGCACTACGAGGGACCGACACCGGATCCGATTGATTTAGTCGCTCTAAAGCAAAAAGCAATAGGCGAGCTTACCGAAATGGCAAAGTCCATGGGGGTAGAAAATACCAACGGTTTAAAAAAACAAAATCTAATATTTGCAATTTTGCAAGCACAAACCGAAAGAGATGGACAAGTCCATGCAGTCGGTGTAATGGAGAAACTCCCAGACGGGTATGGCTTTTTACGATCCCCCGATTACAACTATGTGCCTGGACCGGATGATATTTATGTATCTCCTTCTCAAATTAAACTTTTTGGTTTAAGAACCGGAGACACAGTAGAAGGTCAAATCCGTCCTCCCAAAGAATCGGAAAGGTTTTTTGCATTGCTTAGAGTTGAGTTAATCAACGGGGTTTCACCTGAGATTGCAAGTAGAAGAGTTTTATTTGATAACCTGACTCCACTCTACCCAAATGAAAGACTCGTGTTGGAATTTGATCCTTCTCATTTAGATACAAGGATTTTAGATCTTATGGTTCCAATCGGAAAAGGGCAGAGAGGATTAATCGTTGCACCTCCCAGAACTGGTAAAACTGTAATTATGCAAAATATTGCAAATGCAATTACAAGAAATCACCCCGAAGTGTATTTGATCGTACTTTTGATAGACGAAAGACCGGAAGAAGTTACAGACATGGCGCGTAACGTAAAAGGTGAAGTGGTCAGCTCTACATTTGATGAGCCAGCCCAAAGACACGTACAAGTCGCAGAAATGGTAATAGAAAAAGCAAAAAGACTCGTAGAGCACGGTAGAGATGTTGTAATTTTATTAGACTCGATTACAAGGCTTGCCAGAGCCTACAACCAAGTTATCCCAACATCCGGTAAAATCTTATCCGGTGGTGTGGATTCAAACGCCCTTCATAAACCAAAAAGATTTTTTGGTGCAGCAAGAAATATTGAAGGTGGAGGCTCTCTCACTATTATTGCTACTGCACTAATAGACACAGGCTCTAAAATGGATGAAGTAATTTTTGAAGAGTTTAAAGGAACAGGAAACATGGAAGCCCACTTAGATCGAAAATTGTCCGACAAGAGAATCTTTCCGGCTATTGATATCAACAGATCCGGAACCAGAAAAGAAGAGCTTTTGCAAAAACCAGACGTTCTCCAAAAAGTATTTATTTTGCGAAAGGTACTTTCCCCTATGAGCATTACAGAAAGTATGGAATTGCTCTTAGATAAAATGCGGGGAACTAAGACAAATGACGCATTTTTAGCAAGCATGAATTCTTAA
- a CDS encoding transcriptional regulator: protein MKIESIYRHFLVTPVQEIPVISTETDELVGFLSKNKILLEMSDLSLSGKVYEKIPKHLLEKTFHENLIVFFQSNRLIPVLSETGEKVGEWDKPRFLAEFSKSVKKEEEKEKPIVEKKQLVSPDEKIQWFTSLILENFPDPLIATDIEGNSVFYNEKFEKEILVKPSFRNSIVFAERFLRDLNKDLFANFLKTNSIENLKGSPNQFLQTYIKQVDRILRVIPLEKKDKTLGFLYQFILPGNRLSVMGEDGMSFPSIEEAFHNKLPLEVVLNETESRYIYYYLKSNGNNISHTAKALGIPRSTLQNRIRQLNLTKKMKTTIEDTPIERKTKPVKKVLPKLRSKKIVSKKKKPVSVKNSLKKNIKTIGKNKEKIKKSLTVKSKKNK from the coding sequence ATGAAAATTGAATCTATTTACAGACATTTCCTAGTGACTCCGGTGCAAGAGATCCCAGTAATTAGTACTGAAACAGATGAGCTTGTCGGTTTTTTATCCAAAAATAAAATTTTATTGGAAATGAGTGATCTTTCCTTGTCTGGAAAAGTTTATGAAAAAATCCCCAAGCACTTATTGGAAAAAACATTCCATGAAAATCTAATCGTATTTTTTCAATCCAATCGACTTATTCCGGTTTTGTCGGAGACAGGTGAAAAAGTAGGAGAATGGGATAAGCCCAGATTTCTCGCAGAGTTTTCTAAGTCTGTAAAAAAAGAAGAAGAGAAAGAAAAACCAATAGTAGAAAAAAAACAATTGGTCTCTCCTGATGAAAAGATTCAATGGTTTACTTCTTTAATCTTAGAGAATTTTCCGGATCCTCTAATTGCAACGGATATAGAAGGGAATTCGGTTTTTTACAATGAAAAATTTGAAAAAGAAATTTTAGTGAAACCAAGTTTTCGTAACTCAATTGTATTTGCAGAAAGGTTTTTAAGAGATTTGAATAAAGATCTGTTTGCGAATTTTTTGAAAACCAATAGTATTGAAAATTTAAAAGGCTCTCCGAACCAATTCTTGCAGACTTATATAAAACAGGTAGATCGAATTTTGAGAGTGATTCCTTTGGAGAAAAAAGACAAAACTCTCGGATTCTTGTATCAGTTTATCTTGCCCGGCAATAGGCTCTCTGTAATGGGAGAAGATGGAATGAGTTTTCCTTCTATAGAAGAGGCGTTTCACAATAAGCTACCTCTTGAGGTTGTTTTGAATGAAACTGAAAGCAGGTACATTTACTACTATTTGAAATCTAACGGAAATAACATTTCCCATACTGCAAAGGCTCTAGGAATTCCAAGATCTACTTTACAAAATCGAATTCGTCAGTTAAACCTTACAAAAAAAATGAAAACTACTATAGAAGATACCCCGATTGAAAGAAAAACCAAACCCGTCAAGAAAGTACTTCCAAAACTGCGATCGAAAAAAATTGTATCAAAGAAAAAAAAGCCTGTTTCTGTTAAAAATAGTTTGAAAAAAAATATAAAAACTATTGGAAAAAACAAAGAAAAAATAAAGAAATCCTTGACAGTTAAATCTAAGAAAAATAAATAG
- a CDS encoding type II toxin-antitoxin system VapC family toxin, with the protein MIYFLDTNICVYFLKGLYQPIVDNIQNTNPNNIKIPSIVKAELLYGAEKSQNKTRNLANINRFLEPFEVISFDDTCSIAYSKIRSLLELKGAIIGPNDYIIAATVLAKNAILVTNNTKEFKKVHNLKIENWTVK; encoded by the coding sequence ATGATTTATTTTTTAGATACAAATATATGCGTATATTTCCTTAAAGGATTATATCAACCGATAGTAGATAATATTCAAAATACTAATCCGAATAATATAAAAATTCCATCTATTGTTAAAGCTGAGCTTCTTTATGGCGCTGAAAAAAGTCAGAATAAAACTAGAAATTTAGCTAATATAAATAGGTTTCTTGAACCATTCGAAGTTATTTCGTTTGATGATACTTGCTCAATTGCATACTCGAAAATTAGATCATTATTGGAATTGAAAGGAGCTATTATAGGTCCGAATGATTATATAATTGCTGCGACAGTATTAGCAAAGAATGCAATTCTTGTAACAAATAATACAAAAGAATTCAAAAAAGTTCACAATTTAAAAATTGAAAACTGGACTGTGAAATAA
- a CDS encoding toxin-antitoxin system, antitoxin component, translating to MPQISLYIDKDTLTKIEKAANKEKISISKWVGKNIKKVIKEDYPQGFFDLFGSIADESFKIKQLSFNHDSKRESL from the coding sequence GTGCCACAAATATCACTATACATCGACAAAGATACTTTAACCAAAATAGAGAAAGCTGCGAATAAAGAAAAAATTTCGATTTCTAAATGGGTAGGTAAAAATATTAAAAAAGTAATAAAAGAAGATTATCCACAAGGATTTTTTGACTTATTTGGTTCTATCGCTGATGAATCATTTAAAATTAAGCAATTATCCTTTAACCATGATTCTAAAAGAGAAAGTTTATGA
- a CDS encoding NADH:flavin oxidoreductase/NADH oxidase family protein, with protein sequence MQTNLNYLNQELKLPCGAVLKNRIGKSAMSENMANKDHKINQKFIHLYKRWAYGGAGLLLTGNIMIDSKALGEPRNVVFEKENIDPLLKDWANSGKENNTHFWTQLNHPGKQAPKFLSKSPVAPSAIPFRSPLNKAFSTPRELTEKEIYEIIERFTFAAKLSKDSGFSGVQIHGAHGYLVSQFLSPKHNIREDDWGGTPKKRMRFVSKLYESIRKEVGKNFPVGIKLNSADFQRGGFTKHESMEVVEYLSSEGMDLIEISGGTYESPVMMGETKKESTKEREAYFLDYCEEVRKKVKTPLMLTGGFRSLETMNKAIQSGVCDLIGLGRSIVIQPEFPNDLLSGKNIKSMVKPLSTGIKILDSIIPLEITWYTEQIHRIGKGLNPIPDRNALASAIHTVLDFGLEGLKRVRV encoded by the coding sequence ATGCAAACAAATTTGAATTACCTAAACCAAGAATTAAAACTTCCTTGTGGGGCAGTTTTAAAAAACAGGATCGGAAAATCTGCCATGAGTGAAAACATGGCAAACAAAGACCATAAGATAAATCAAAAATTTATACACCTTTATAAAAGATGGGCTTATGGTGGTGCGGGTTTACTTTTGACTGGAAACATTATGATAGACAGTAAGGCTTTAGGTGAGCCAAGAAATGTGGTTTTTGAAAAGGAAAATATAGACCCATTATTGAAAGATTGGGCAAATTCTGGAAAAGAAAACAACACCCATTTCTGGACACAGTTGAATCATCCAGGGAAGCAAGCCCCTAAGTTTTTAAGCAAGTCACCTGTAGCTCCCTCTGCCATCCCATTTCGCTCTCCTTTAAATAAGGCATTTTCTACACCGAGAGAATTGACTGAAAAAGAAATTTATGAAATCATAGAAAGGTTTACCTTTGCGGCAAAACTATCAAAAGATAGCGGGTTTAGCGGAGTTCAGATTCATGGAGCACATGGGTATTTAGTTAGCCAATTTCTATCCCCAAAGCATAACATAAGAGAAGACGATTGGGGAGGAACTCCTAAAAAGAGGATGAGGTTTGTTTCAAAATTATACGAGTCTATTAGAAAAGAAGTAGGAAAAAATTTTCCTGTCGGAATTAAATTGAATTCTGCTGATTTTCAAAGAGGCGGATTTACTAAACATGAATCTATGGAAGTGGTAGAGTATTTATCGTCAGAGGGAATGGACCTGATCGAAATTTCTGGAGGGACTTATGAGTCACCTGTAATGATGGGAGAAACCAAAAAGGAAAGCACGAAAGAAAGAGAAGCCTATTTTTTGGATTATTGTGAAGAAGTAAGAAAAAAAGTAAAAACTCCTCTAATGTTGACAGGAGGGTTTAGGAGTCTTGAAACAATGAATAAGGCGATTCAAAGTGGTGTTTGTGATTTAATAGGTCTTGGGCGTTCTATTGTGATTCAACCTGAATTTCCTAATGACTTACTCTCTGGAAAAAATATAAAAAGTATGGTTAAGCCCTTGTCCACCGGGATTAAAATTTTAGATTCTATTATTCCTTTAGAAATAACTTGGTACACAGAGCAAATTCATAGAATAGGCAAGGGACTAAACCCAATTCCTGACAGAAACGCACTCGCTTCTGCCATTCATACAGTTTTAGATTTTGGGCTGGAAGGATTGAAAAGAGTAAGAGTATAA
- the pepF gene encoding oligoendopeptidase F, with amino-acid sequence MKEKKIPLRNEVKEKDKWDLSTLYKSESEWEKDYELLKKEIDEYSKFRGNLSKSIDFLISAIEFDLSFSRRFEKLYTYAHLKSDEDKTNSKYFSLVEKSMILHTKASSESSFLNPEIQSLPEDRKFELMKNSKYEKYKFYFEELFRYKPHTRSIEVEEILAMGGDAIGAASDIFSQLDNADLNFGIIENEKGEKIELSHGNFNSCLQSRDRSFRKRAFEKYYSVYDAHKHTIATSFSSSVKKDKFYANVRNFNSCREASLFANNVNPKVYDSLISAVTSNIDPLVKYLNFRKKVLGLDDLHFYDTYLPLVSSVNFTMSYEEGVQTCCEALEILGEEYVSTLRKGLLEGWVDRYENRGKRSGAYSSGCYDSYPYILLNYDENNINSLFTLIHEAGHSMHTHYSKTQPYMYSSYSIFVAEVASTFNEVLLSNYLLQKFKNDNSMTSYILNRQIDDIRGTMIRQTMFAEFEDVMHKFADRDEPISLELIRSEYRTLLSKYFKNGIVIDDLLELEALRIPHFYSAFYVYQYATGISAAISLAKKVLSGDKNSKSDYLKFLSLGGSVYPVDGLKIAGVDMTQPEPVNNAVNYFGELVDKFISNFSFSGKS; translated from the coding sequence ATGAAAGAAAAAAAAATACCATTAAGAAATGAAGTAAAAGAAAAGGATAAGTGGGATCTTTCCACATTGTACAAATCAGAATCGGAATGGGAAAAAGATTATGAACTATTAAAAAAAGAGATTGATGAGTATTCTAAATTTAGGGGGAATTTATCTAAATCAATTGATTTTTTAATTTCTGCAATAGAGTTTGATCTATCGTTTTCGAGGCGTTTTGAAAAATTATATACTTACGCTCACTTGAAAAGTGATGAAGACAAGACGAATAGCAAGTATTTTTCTTTAGTGGAAAAATCTATGATACTCCATACGAAAGCGTCCTCTGAATCAAGTTTTTTGAATCCGGAAATCCAATCTCTACCGGAAGACAGAAAGTTCGAGCTAATGAAAAATTCTAAGTACGAGAAATATAAGTTTTACTTTGAAGAGCTATTTCGTTACAAGCCCCATACGAGGTCTATTGAAGTAGAAGAAATTTTAGCCATGGGAGGAGATGCGATAGGCGCTGCCTCAGATATTTTTAGTCAATTAGACAACGCAGACTTGAATTTTGGGATTATTGAAAATGAGAAAGGAGAAAAAATAGAGCTAAGCCACGGAAATTTTAATTCTTGCTTACAAAGCAGAGACAGAAGCTTTAGGAAGAGAGCTTTTGAAAAATACTACTCGGTGTATGACGCACACAAACACACTATAGCTACTTCTTTTTCGTCTTCTGTAAAAAAAGACAAGTTTTATGCAAACGTGAGAAATTTTAATTCTTGCAGAGAAGCGAGTTTATTTGCAAACAATGTAAATCCAAAAGTATATGATAGTTTAATTTCTGCAGTTACTTCTAATATAGACCCACTTGTGAAGTATCTAAACTTTAGGAAAAAAGTTTTAGGCTTAGACGATCTTCATTTTTATGATACATATCTGCCTTTAGTCAGCTCTGTAAATTTTACAATGAGCTATGAAGAAGGAGTACAAACTTGTTGTGAAGCTTTGGAGATTCTTGGAGAGGAGTATGTTTCCACTTTAAGAAAAGGATTACTCGAAGGCTGGGTGGACAGGTATGAAAATAGAGGGAAAAGAAGCGGGGCGTATTCTTCTGGTTGTTATGACTCTTACCCTTATATACTTTTAAACTACGACGAAAATAATATCAACTCTCTTTTTACTCTGATCCACGAGGCGGGGCATTCTATGCACACCCACTATTCCAAAACCCAACCGTATATGTACAGCTCGTATTCTATATTTGTAGCAGAGGTTGCCTCTACATTCAACGAAGTTTTACTTAGTAATTATTTATTACAAAAATTCAAAAATGATAATTCCATGACCTCGTATATTTTAAACAGGCAAATCGACGATATACGGGGAACTATGATCCGTCAAACTATGTTTGCGGAATTTGAAGACGTTATGCATAAATTTGCAGATAGAGATGAGCCAATTTCCTTAGAGCTTATTCGGTCTGAATACAGAACACTTTTAAGCAAGTACTTTAAGAATGGAATCGTGATAGACGACCTCTTGGAATTAGAAGCGCTTAGGATACCTCATTTCTATTCTGCGTTCTATGTTTACCAATACGCTACCGGAATTTCTGCGGCAATATCACTCGCTAAAAAAGTATTGAGTGGCGACAAAAATTCTAAATCTGATTACTTGAAGTTCCTTAGTTTGGGAGGGTCTGTTTATCCGGTAGATGGGTTAAAAATTGCAGGGGTGGACATGACACAACCGGAACCGGTGAATAACGCAGTAAATTATTTTGGTGAATTAGTGGATAAGTTTATTTCAAATTTTTCTTTTTCCGGTAAAAGTTAG
- a CDS encoding carboxymuconolactone decarboxylase family protein codes for MCHYPKGALGAFLLESLIVNKHKGLDKRILKLIRIQASLSVNCPFCIDMNSENYSKFYITSKELLSLQDEKLFNNIKSFSKKEKVCIQYSKLLSKSPVLVTDKIYSDLKIYFSESEIVAIDYTIAQVNFWARLIQGLKISPEGFSKDCVYDPN; via the coding sequence TTGTGTCACTATCCAAAAGGTGCGTTAGGCGCATTTCTACTCGAATCGCTTATCGTAAATAAGCACAAAGGGTTAGACAAAAGAATTTTGAAACTAATCAGAATCCAAGCGTCCCTATCCGTAAATTGTCCGTTTTGTATAGATATGAATTCGGAAAACTATTCCAAGTTCTATATAACAAGTAAAGAGTTACTTAGTCTTCAAGACGAAAAATTATTTAATAACATAAAAAGCTTTTCCAAAAAAGAAAAAGTATGTATCCAATATTCAAAACTCTTATCCAAAAGTCCTGTTTTAGTTACTGATAAAATCTACAGTGATTTAAAAATATATTTCAGCGAAAGCGAAATTGTCGCAATAGATTACACAATAGCCCAAGTAAATTTCTGGGCAAGACTAATCCAAGGGCTAAAGATTAGCCCGGAAGGATTTTCTAAAGATTGTGTGTATGACCCTAATTAG
- a CDS encoding site-specific DNA-methyltransferase: protein MNRNNLSLKDNKTEVGEFWTSMQRQSHPIHYVVSYRASFKPELPSFFMNKYLNKKKSIVLDPFGGRGTTCIQANLEGHFGIHNDINPVSNFLAESRKNIPSISDLEKTLNKLNLKTKTTEESNDEDMLHFFHKDTLNEIKNLKKIFIKDNSPEIKYIILTALSRLHGHSPGFFSVYTFPQISIEPKSQEKNNIKRNQKPEYREVKPRIYSKMKRDLSKPLPPFYHEFSANNLYLNQSATNISLLKDSSVDLIITSPPFLDKVDYAKDNWMRKWFLGLQEEPRISIFKNLSEWNKFISDVFKESSRVLKKNSYIVMEVGEVQKGNNQISLEKEIIQNAKDTSLYWKKTYINSQKFTKLSNCWKVDNNLKGTNSNRCVVFQNIK from the coding sequence ATGAATAGAAATAATTTATCTCTAAAAGACAATAAAACCGAAGTAGGAGAATTCTGGACATCCATGCAAAGGCAATCCCACCCTATTCACTATGTAGTGAGTTACAGGGCTTCTTTTAAGCCTGAGCTTCCTTCTTTTTTTATGAATAAGTATTTGAATAAAAAAAAATCTATAGTACTCGATCCGTTTGGTGGGAGAGGTACGACTTGCATTCAAGCCAATTTAGAAGGTCATTTTGGAATACACAACGATATCAACCCTGTATCAAACTTTCTCGCAGAATCCAGAAAAAACATTCCTTCTATTTCTGATTTAGAAAAAACCCTAAATAAACTGAATCTAAAAACAAAAACAACAGAAGAAAGCAATGATGAAGATATGCTCCACTTCTTCCATAAAGACACTTTGAATGAAATAAAAAATTTAAAAAAAATTTTTATAAAAGACAATTCACCTGAAATCAAATACATTATTTTGACAGCTCTCTCCAGACTCCACGGTCATAGCCCGGGTTTTTTTTCAGTATATACCTTCCCTCAAATTTCTATCGAACCAAAATCTCAAGAAAAAAATAACATCAAACGAAATCAAAAGCCGGAGTATAGAGAAGTAAAACCCAGAATCTATTCTAAAATGAAAAGAGATCTTTCTAAACCACTCCCCCCGTTCTATCATGAATTTTCCGCGAACAATTTATACTTAAATCAAAGTGCGACCAATATTTCTCTATTGAAAGATTCATCAGTTGATTTAATTATTACCTCACCTCCATTTTTAGACAAGGTAGATTACGCAAAAGACAACTGGATGAGAAAATGGTTTCTTGGTTTACAAGAAGAGCCAAGAATCAGCATATTCAAAAATCTTTCTGAATGGAATAAATTCATTTCCGATGTTTTTAAAGAATCATCTAGAGTGTTGAAAAAAAATTCATATATTGTAATGGAAGTTGGCGAAGTTCAAAAAGGAAATAACCAAATCTCCCTAGAAAAAGAGATTATCCAGAACGCAAAAGACACCTCACTCTATTGGAAAAAGACTTATATAAATTCACAAAAATTTACCAAACTTTCCAATTGCTGGAAAGTGGACAATAACCTAAAAGGCACAAATTCCAATAGGTGCGTAGTTTTTCAAAATATAAAATGA
- the rpmE gene encoding 50S ribosomal protein L31, whose protein sequence is MKEGIHPKYIDAKIKCSCGAVIETRSSAGDIQVEICSSCHPFYTGKSKLVDTTGRVDKFKKKYKMK, encoded by the coding sequence ATGAAAGAAGGAATCCATCCAAAATATATTGACGCAAAGATTAAATGTTCTTGTGGTGCTGTTATTGAAACCCGATCCAGTGCGGGTGATATACAAGTTGAAATTTGTTCAAGTTGCCATCCGTTTTATACCGGAAAGTCTAAATTGGTAGATACAACGGGTAGAGTGGATAAATTTAAGAAAAAATACAAAATGAAATAG
- a CDS encoding Hsp20/alpha crystallin family protein encodes MVQELVRENTENSVKEETKRLEFVPDVNIYESENTLILFVDMPGVDEKSVDITLNEDILSIQGKTSLEIPKEYKRIYSEYRIGDFKRDFKVSKPVDLENAEAVMKNGQLKLTLKKLKPEARKIAVKSE; translated from the coding sequence ATGGTACAAGAACTTGTTAGAGAAAACACTGAAAACTCAGTAAAAGAAGAAACGAAAAGATTAGAGTTTGTTCCAGATGTGAATATCTATGAATCTGAGAACACATTAATTTTGTTTGTAGATATGCCCGGGGTAGATGAAAAGTCTGTTGATATTACTCTAAACGAAGATATTTTGTCTATTCAGGGAAAGACTTCTCTGGAGATCCCAAAAGAATACAAAAGGATCTATTCTGAGTATAGGATTGGAGATTTTAAGAGAGACTTTAAAGTTTCTAAGCCTGTGGATTTAGAGAATGCAGAGGCAGTAATGAAAAACGGCCAACTGAAGTTGACTTTAAAAAAGTTGAAACCGGAAGCCAGAAAAATTGCGGTAAAGTCTGAATAA
- a CDS encoding DUF445 family protein has protein sequence MDVGRIDLFFRRGISFVTIIFGVAQLLILEKNIWIDGIFVICMAGVVGYYTNYLAIRMLFQPKQGKVLGWEGLVPKNKANIAKSLGESIQKNLLAPDILLEYVYEKKLIQKGTKRLEKWLDEILQNEDVRKKVTSKIIGSLQEKGPEILSQTFNLVEDTLKDIAGSPKEIEKLWVEIRKRIIEYIQSKENRETIVELIKKLVSEQIPELSIILNNAIDEYLKQKNTIGTIGFGIKKIISFDNNALQELLQDFIENDETTDKFLGVLDILVVDIQKKISSLETQEYILLKMKDWVDTMSKYSKDTILPAAIDRLQKFLEDKKNWEKIGDYSFKILDYAKEKLIEYMRSPEGSRYLKIQIGNIVHQINITHLVQEQVMKLDTDELEKMILDNTGGNLVMIQFLGGVLGLIAGFIQVHIYFALPVLGLTFLAWVSYYRNQKKFLK, from the coding sequence ATGGATGTTGGAAGGATCGACCTCTTTTTTCGGAGGGGGATTAGTTTTGTTACGATTATTTTTGGTGTCGCTCAATTACTTATTTTAGAAAAAAATATTTGGATAGACGGAATTTTTGTAATTTGTATGGCGGGGGTTGTAGGCTATTACACAAACTATCTTGCGATTAGAATGCTTTTTCAGCCAAAACAGGGTAAGGTATTGGGCTGGGAAGGACTTGTCCCAAAAAATAAGGCGAACATCGCAAAAAGTTTGGGAGAAAGTATTCAAAAAAATTTATTGGCTCCCGACATTTTATTAGAATATGTTTACGAAAAAAAACTAATTCAAAAAGGCACTAAGCGTTTAGAGAAATGGTTGGATGAGATTTTACAAAATGAAGATGTCCGAAAAAAAGTAACTTCTAAGATTATAGGCTCTCTTCAAGAAAAAGGGCCGGAGATTTTGTCTCAGACGTTTAACTTAGTGGAAGACACATTAAAAGATATTGCCGGAAGTCCGAAAGAAATAGAAAAACTTTGGGTAGAAATCCGTAAAAGAATTATAGAATACATTCAGTCAAAAGAAAATAGAGAAACCATCGTTGAGCTAATCAAAAAGTTGGTTTCAGAGCAAATCCCTGAATTGTCTATTATTTTGAATAACGCCATTGATGAATATTTAAAACAAAAAAATACCATAGGCACAATTGGTTTTGGGATTAAGAAAATTATTTCTTTTGACAATAACGCACTCCAAGAACTATTACAAGATTTTATTGAGAATGATGAAACTACAGACAAATTTTTGGGAGTACTAGATATATTGGTTGTAGATATTCAAAAAAAAATTTCTTCTTTGGAGACCCAAGAATATATTTTGCTAAAGATGAAAGATTGGGTTGATACGATGAGCAAGTATTCTAAAGATACTATTTTGCCAGCGGCAATCGATCGATTACAAAAATTTTTAGAAGATAAGAAAAATTGGGAAAAGATAGGAGATTATTCATTTAAAATTTTAGATTATGCGAAAGAAAAACTGATTGAATACATGCGATCACCCGAAGGAAGTAGATACTTAAAAATTCAAATCGGAAATATTGTTCATCAAATTAATATTACCCATCTTGTTCAAGAGCAAGTAATGAAGCTGGATACTGACGAGTTAGAAAAAATGATCTTAGACAATACGGGTGGAAATTTAGTTATGATCCAGTTTCTTGGTGGAGTGCTCGGACTTATTGCAGGTTTTATTCAGGTGCATATTTATTTTGCTCTACCTGTTCTTGGTTTGACATTTCTTGCGTGGGTGTCGTACTATCGAAATCAGAAAAAGTTTTTGAAATAA
- a CDS encoding HIT domain-containing protein, translating to MDCTICAIHKNKIPDILEITNYWILRHSEIEKNCPGYLYLEPKAHIENLSELSVESANEIGSLFKKSGDWVEKNFSPKKIYTVSISEKVPHLHFHIVPRYTDSNIGLDYIQLALTSKIPKTQFSDLQFQNLSSIISNYLL from the coding sequence ATGGACTGTACAATTTGTGCAATTCATAAAAATAAAATTCCAGATATATTAGAAATTACAAATTACTGGATACTTCGCCACTCCGAAATAGAAAAAAATTGTCCTGGGTATTTGTATCTCGAACCAAAAGCCCACATAGAAAATCTTTCTGAGCTTTCTGTAGAATCCGCAAATGAAATAGGATCCCTATTCAAAAAGTCCGGAGATTGGGTAGAGAAAAATTTTTCCCCAAAAAAAATCTATACAGTTAGTATTTCTGAAAAAGTCCCACACTTGCATTTTCATATCGTACCAAGGTACACAGACTCAAACATAGGTCTTGATTATATTCAGTTGGCGTTGACATCTAAAATCCCTAAAACTCAATTTTCAGACTTACAATTTCAAAACCTTTCTTCTATAATTTCAAACTATCTCTTATGA